Proteins from one Effusibacillus pohliae DSM 22757 genomic window:
- a CDS encoding alpha/beta-type small acid-soluble spore protein yields MPNNNNKVVARAARALDQMKYEIAAEFGVELGAETSSRQNGSVGGEITKRLVAFAEQALAGQTGQAR; encoded by the coding sequence ATGCCAAACAACAACAACAAGGTGGTCGCTAGGGCAGCTCGCGCTCTGGATCAGATGAAGTACGAAATCGCTGCCGAGTTCGGTGTCGAATTGGGGGCTGAAACGTCTTCGCGTCAAAACGGTTCCGTTGGTGGAGAAATTACGAAGCGTCTGGTGGCGTTTGCAGAACAGGCGCTGGCTGGACAAACCGGTCAAGCTCGATAA
- the speE gene encoding polyamine aminopropyltransferase — protein MNSLPKFLHHHNDDIWLTENERENLQISYRIKEVVFAKDSQLQHVMILDSYDFGRMLVLDGVVQTTSIDGYIYNEMISHIPLNFHPNPRRVLIIGGGDCGAAREVTKYEQVETIDLVEIDELVVKACKEYLPEVSGNLSDPRVRFIYQDGVEFVKNLEAQYDVIIVDSSDPIGPAKQLFELSFYQNLHRALKPDGLMVCQSQSPIFHADIMRQTYQRVSQLFPITKLYTAIVPTYPGGLWSFTLGSKIHGYLNGHQPFDKDTRYVNEGILNQCFELPEFVKKIIQPAR, from the coding sequence ATGAATTCCTTGCCAAAATTTCTGCACCATCATAATGATGACATATGGCTGACGGAAAACGAACGGGAAAACCTGCAGATCAGCTACCGCATCAAAGAAGTGGTGTTCGCTAAAGATTCGCAACTGCAGCACGTGATGATTCTCGATTCCTATGATTTTGGTCGGATGCTGGTGCTCGACGGTGTGGTGCAAACCACCTCAATCGACGGGTATATCTATAACGAAATGATTTCCCATATTCCGTTAAACTTTCATCCGAATCCGCGCCGGGTGCTGATCATCGGCGGCGGAGACTGCGGCGCCGCCCGAGAAGTGACGAAATACGAGCAAGTGGAAACGATCGATCTGGTCGAAATCGATGAACTGGTGGTCAAAGCGTGCAAAGAATATTTGCCGGAAGTCTCGGGGAACTTGTCCGATCCGCGCGTTCGTTTTATCTACCAGGACGGCGTCGAGTTTGTGAAAAATCTGGAGGCGCAGTACGACGTGATTATCGTCGATTCGTCCGATCCGATCGGCCCGGCGAAACAGCTGTTTGAGCTGAGCTTTTACCAAAATCTGCATCGCGCTTTAAAGCCGGACGGACTGATGGTCTGCCAAAGCCAGTCGCCGATTTTTCATGCGGACATTATGCGGCAAACGTACCAACGCGTCAGCCAACTGTTTCCGATCACCAAGCTGTACACGGCGATCGTGCCGACCTATCCAGGAGGACTGTGGAGTTTTACGCTCGGTTCGAAAATCCACGGCTACCTGAACGGCCATCAGCCGTTTGACAAAGATACGCGGTATGTGAATGAGGGCATCCTCAACCAGTGCTTCGAACTGCCGGAATTTGTGAAAAAGATCATCCAGCCGGCGCGTTAA
- a CDS encoding phosphate/phosphite/phosphonate ABC transporter substrate-binding protein produces MASKRALLVGAVAYDPKVIAIWDIIRDYYQKHEFPIDYVLFSNYEAQVDALLNRFIDIAWNTNVAYVRIQAALEGKAKVLGMRDTDIHFTSKIVARADSGIDSLQDLKGKRLALGSADSAQAAILPYHFLKQNGIDPETDLQLIRFNLDVGKHGDTGTSEYEVLRALKQGEADAGAIGESTWIRMLEQGLADSSEVKSVWTSLGYSHCNFTVLPDFDDALGRRFRELLFAMDPNEPEIRKMMEMEGLNEWVAAEGEGLAGYKVLQEAMKDQGLL; encoded by the coding sequence ATGGCGAGCAAACGGGCATTGTTGGTGGGAGCTGTCGCCTACGATCCGAAGGTGATCGCGATTTGGGACATCATCCGGGATTATTACCAGAAACACGAGTTTCCGATCGATTATGTTTTGTTCTCCAACTATGAAGCACAGGTCGATGCGCTGCTCAACCGGTTTATCGACATCGCCTGGAACACCAACGTGGCGTATGTGCGGATTCAGGCGGCGCTTGAAGGCAAAGCGAAAGTGCTGGGGATGCGCGATACGGACATTCACTTCACATCGAAAATCGTCGCGCGGGCGGACAGCGGCATCGACTCGCTGCAGGATCTGAAAGGCAAACGGCTCGCGTTGGGTAGCGCGGATTCGGCACAGGCGGCGATTCTGCCGTATCATTTCCTGAAACAAAACGGGATCGATCCGGAAACCGATCTGCAGCTCATCCGGTTTAACCTGGACGTCGGCAAGCACGGGGACACCGGCACCAGCGAATATGAGGTGCTGCGAGCGCTCAAGCAAGGCGAGGCGGATGCCGGCGCGATCGGCGAATCGACTTGGATTCGCATGCTGGAACAGGGACTGGCCGACTCCAGCGAGGTGAAATCGGTCTGGACGTCCCTCGGCTATTCGCACTGCAACTTTACGGTGCTGCCCGATTTTGACGACGCGCTCGGACGACGGTTTCGTGAGCTGCTGTTCGCGATGGACCCGAACGAGCCGGAGATCCGCAAGATGATGGAGATGGAAGGGCTGAACGAGTGGGTTGCGGCGGAAGGAGAGGGCCTTGCGGGATACAAAGTGCTGCAAGAGGCAATGAAGGATCAGGGCTTGCTGTAA
- a CDS encoding acyl-CoA dehydrogenase family protein, which translates to MASVLELAKQITDEVVAPLAADIDRSGRFPKEAFAAFGKAGLLGLLVPQEAGGLGGTLEDLVAVTETIAESCGSTAMCYLMHSCATMVIAAKATENQKERYLRPIAEGTKIGTLAFSETGTGAHFYSPEIQAARDGESFVLNGRKSFVTNGDQADFLIVLTNAPDADKGLNMFIVDKDTPGVRFAGEWDGIGLRGNNSISLLMENVRVPKAQLVGAEGDGMDLIFQVVAPSFILGVSGVNVGLARGAYLAALEHAKMRKYADGRSLAEIQAIQFYLSDMFGAVESASLFARNAAKAAVEGREDAVLRVMQSKVLASESAVKVTNLAMQVCGGQGYTQKLPVERYLRDARAGAVMAPTTEVLKEWVGKSVAGVPLF; encoded by the coding sequence AAGTGGTTGCGCCGCTGGCGGCGGACATCGACCGCAGCGGGCGATTCCCCAAGGAAGCGTTCGCAGCGTTTGGAAAAGCGGGCTTGCTCGGTTTGCTCGTGCCGCAAGAAGCGGGCGGTTTGGGCGGAACGCTGGAAGATCTGGTGGCTGTCACGGAAACGATTGCAGAAAGCTGCGGATCGACGGCGATGTGCTATTTAATGCACTCCTGCGCGACGATGGTCATCGCGGCAAAAGCGACCGAGAACCAAAAGGAGCGGTATCTGCGCCCGATCGCCGAAGGAACAAAAATCGGGACGCTCGCTTTCAGCGAAACGGGAACGGGGGCCCATTTTTATTCGCCGGAGATCCAGGCGGCACGGGACGGAGAGTCGTTCGTTCTGAATGGCCGGAAAAGCTTCGTGACGAACGGGGATCAGGCCGATTTTCTCATCGTGCTGACCAACGCGCCGGACGCTGATAAAGGATTGAACATGTTCATCGTCGACAAAGACACGCCGGGCGTCCGCTTTGCAGGCGAGTGGGACGGCATCGGGCTGCGCGGGAACAACAGCATCTCGCTGCTGATGGAAAATGTGCGGGTGCCGAAAGCGCAATTGGTCGGTGCGGAAGGCGACGGGATGGACCTGATTTTTCAGGTGGTGGCACCGAGCTTTATTCTGGGTGTGTCGGGAGTCAACGTCGGCTTGGCGCGAGGCGCGTATCTGGCGGCGCTGGAGCATGCGAAAATGAGAAAATACGCCGATGGGCGTTCGCTGGCGGAAATCCAGGCGATCCAATTTTACCTGTCCGATATGTTCGGGGCTGTAGAATCTGCTTCCCTGTTCGCCCGGAATGCGGCGAAAGCGGCGGTTGAAGGACGGGAAGACGCGGTGCTGCGCGTGATGCAGTCAAAGGTGCTGGCTTCCGAAAGCGCGGTCAAAGTGACCAACCTGGCGATGCAGGTGTGCGGCGGCCAAGGCTACACGCAAAAGCTTCCGGTGGAGCGGTATCTGCGCGACGCGCGGGCAGGAGCGGTGATGGCACCGACCACGGAAGTCTTGAAGGAATGGGTCGGCAAATCGGTTGCGGGAGTCCCGCTTTTCTAA